A single Vidua chalybeata isolate OUT-0048 chromosome 20, bVidCha1 merged haplotype, whole genome shotgun sequence DNA region contains:
- the MRPS17 gene encoding 28S ribosomal protein S17, mitochondrial: MSVPRGAVHAKWIVGKVIGTKMQKTAKVRVTRLVLDPYLLKFFNKRKTYFAHDPLQQCVVGDIVLLKALPERRGKHVKHELAEIVFKVGNVIDPITGKPCAGTRFLENLSDSENLTEADTTYLSEKLQELKVCSTDK; this comes from the exons ATGTCTGTCCCACGTGGAGCTGTCCATGCAAAATGGATAGTGGGGAAAGTGATTGGGaccaaaatgcagaaaactgcCAAAGTGAGAGTGACGAGGCTCGTGCTGGATCCCTACTTGCTAAAG ttctttaacaaaagaaaaacctatTTTGCCCATGACCCACTGCAGCAGTGTGTTGTTGGAGACATTGTTCTTCTGAAAGCTCTGCCTGAGAGAAGGGGCAAACACGTGAAACACGAACTGGCTGAAATTGTGTTCAAGGTTGGCAATGTCATAGATCCCATCACAGGAAAGCCCTGTGCAGGAACCAGATTCCTGGAAAACCTGTCAGATTCAGAAAATCTCACCGAGGCAGATACCACCTATCTAAGTGAGAAACTTCAGGAACTTAAAGTTTGTTCAACAGACAAATAG
- the NIPSNAP2 gene encoding protein NipSnap homolog 2 produces MAARVLLRGSLAGAPAVPRLQPGAGLTLRGLGSSARSAREDSWLKSLFVRKVDPRKDAHSNLLAKRETSSLYKLQFHNVKPECLEAYNKLCQEVLPKIHEEKHYPCALVGTWNTWYGEQDQAVHLWRYEGGYPALNEVMSKLRQNKEFTEFRKERGNMLLSRKNQLLLEFSFWNEPVPRDGPNIYELRSYQLRPGTMIEWGNYWARAIRFRQDSNEAVGGFFSQIGQLYMVHHLWAYKDLQTREDIRNAAWHKPGWDELVYYTVPLIQEMESRIMIPLKISPLQ; encoded by the exons ATGGCGGCGCGAGTGCTGCTGCGGGGGAGCCTGGCGGGAGCGCCCGCCGTGCCGCGCCTGCAGCCCGGCGCCGGGCTGACCCTCAG GGGCCTGGGCTCCTCGGCCCGCAGCGCCCGCGAGGACAGCTGGTTAAAATCCCTCTTCGTGCGCAAGGTGGATCCCAGGAAAGACGCCCACTCCAACCTCCTGGCCAAAAGAGAGACCAGCAGCCTGTACAAACTGCAGT TTCACAATGTCAAACCTGAATGTCTAGAGGCCTACAACAAGCTCTG TCAAGAGGTGCTGCCAAAGATTCATGAAGAAAAACACTACCCTTGTGCTCTGGTGGGGACTTGGAACACGTGGTACGGAGAGCAAGATCAGGCTG ttcATTTGTGGAGATATGAGGGAGGTTACCCAGCTCTCAATGAGGTCATGAGCAAACTTCGTCAAAATAAG gaattcacagaattccGTAAGGAGAGGGGTAACATGCTCCTGTCCCGTAAgaaccagctcctgctggagttCAGCTTCTGGAATGAACCTGTTCCCAGAGATGGCCCTAATATTTATGAGCTGAGATCCTACCAACTCAGA ccTGGAACAATGATTGAATGGGGCAATTACTG GGCTCGTGCAATTCGGTTCCGACAGGACAGCAATGAAGCAGTTGGGGGATTTTTCTCCCAGATTGGACAGCTCTACATGGTCCATCACCTCTGGG CTTACAAAGACCTGCAAACCAGGGAAGATATAAGGAATGCAGCGTGGCACAAACCTGGCTGGGATGAACTGGTTTATTACACAG tgccCCTTATTCAGGAGATGGAGTCCAGAATCATGATACCCTTGAAGATTTCTCCACTTCAGTAA
- the PSPH gene encoding phosphoserine phosphatase translates to MAQETVHYSHSEKDFILSPHSKKAPKRMASLMELKEIFRSADAVCFDVDSTVIREEGIDELAKFCGVGDAVAEMTRRAMGGTVTFKAALTARLGLIRPSYEQVQKLISDNPPQLTPGIRELVSRLHQRGVQVFLVSGGFQSIVEHVALQLNIPTANVFANRLKFYFNGEYAGFDETQPTAESGGKGKVITHLKEQFHFKKVVMIGDGATDMEACPPGDCFIGFGGNVVRNQVKEKAKWYITHFDELLKELEER, encoded by the exons atgGCTCAGGAAACAGTGCACTACTCCCACTCAGAGAAAGACTTCATCTTGTCCCCTCACAGTAAGAAGGCTCCCAAAAGGATGGCGTCCCTGATGGAGCTGAAGGAGATCTTCCGCAGCGCCGACGCCGTGTGCTTCGACGTGGACAGCACCGTCATCAGGGAGGAGGGCATCGACGAGCTGGCCAAGTTCTGCGGGGTTGGGGACGCCGTGGCAGAGAT GACTCGCAGAGCCATGGGTGGCACTGTGACATTCAAGGCAGCTCTCACAGCACGGTTAGGTCTCATCCGGCCCTCCTATGAACAAGTGCAGAAATTAATATCTGACAACCCACCTCAGCTAACTCCAGGAATAAG GGAGCTGGTGAGCAGACTCCACCAACGAGGGGTCCAGGTGTTCTTGGTCTCGGGGGGCTTCCAGAGCATTGTGGAACACGTGGCCCTGCAGCTGAACATTCCCACAGCAAACGTCTTCGCCAACAGGCTCAAGTTTTACTTCAACG GAGAATATGCAGGATTTGATGAAACACAACCAACAGCTGAatcaggagggaagggaaaggttaTCACTCATCTGAAAGAACAGTTCCATTTCAAGAAAGTGGTCATGATTGGAGATGGAGCTACAGACATGGAAGCCTGCCCTCCTGGA GATTGCTTCATTGGATTTGGAGGCAATGTAGTCAGAAATCAAgtgaaggagaaagcaaaatggTACATCACCCACTTTGATGAATTGCTAAAAGAGCTGGAAGAGCGATAA
- the CCT6A gene encoding T-complex protein 1 subunit zeta, protein MAVKALNPKAEVARAQAALAVNISAARGLQDVLRTNLGPKGTMKMLVSGSGDIKLTKDGNVLLQEMQIQHPTASLIAKVATAQDDITGDGTTSNVLIIGELLKQADLYIAEGLHPRIVAEGFEIAKEKALEVLEQVKVSKEMDRETLIDVARTSLRTKVHAELADILTEAVVDSVLTVRKPGEPIDLYMVEIMEMKHKSETDTTLIRGLVLDHGARHPDMKKRVEDAFILTCNVSLEYEKTEVSSGFFYKSAEEREKLVKAERKFIEDRVNKIIELKRKVCGDSDKGFVVINQKGIDPFSLDALAKEGIVALRRAKRRNMERLTLACGGTAMNSVEDLTPDCLGHTGLVYEYTLGEEKYTFIEKCENPRSVTLLIRGPNKHTLTQIKDAVRDGLRAVKNAIEDGCVVPGAGALEVAVANALVKHKPSVKGRAQLGVQAFADALLIIPKVLAQNSGYDPQETLVKVQAEHMESGQLTGVDLNTGEPMVAAAAGIWDNYNVKKQLLHSCTVIASNILLVDEIMRAGMSSLKG, encoded by the exons ATGGCGGTGAAGGCGCTCAACCCCAAGGCCGAGGTGGCCCGCGCCCAGGCCGCGCTGGCCGTCAACATCAGCGCGGCCCGCGGGCTGCAGGACGTGCTGAGGACCAACCTGGGGCCCAAGGGCACCATGAAGAT GCTCGTGTCGGGGTCCGGAGACATCAAGCTGACCAAAGATGGCAacgtgctgctgcaggaaatg CAAATCCAACACCCCACGGCCTCCTTGATAGCAAAAGTAGCAACAGCACAAGATGACATCACTGGAGATGGCACCACCTCGAATGTCCTCATCATTGGAGAGCTCCTAAAGCAGGCAGATCTTTATATTGCTGAG GGTTTGCACCCTAGAATAGTAGCAGAAGGATTTGAGATTGCCAAGGAAAAAGCACTTGAGGTTTTGGAGCAGGTCAAAGTGTCCAAGGAGATGGACAGGGAGACCCTCATCGATGTTGCCAGGACATCCCTCAGGACTAAAGTCCACGCTGAGCTTGCTGACATCCTGACAGAG GCTGTGGTCGATTCTGTCCTGACAGTCAGAAAACCAGGTGAGCCCATTGACCTGTACATGGTGGAAATCATGGAGATGAAGCACAAATCAGAAACAGACACAAC GCTGATCAGGGGGCTGGTTCTGGATCATGGAGCTCGCCACCCTGACATGAAGAAAAGAGTGGAAGATGCTTTTATTCTTACCTGCAATGTGTCTCTGGAGTATGAGAAAAC AGAGGTGAGCTCTGGATTCTTCTACAAAAGTgctgaggagagggagaagttggtgaaagcagaaagaaagttCATTGAAGACAGAGTCAACAAAATCATAGAGTTGAAAAGAAAAGTCTGTGGTGACTCAGACAAAGGATTTGTTGTGATCAACCAGAAG GGAATTGACCCATTTTCCTTGGATGCCCTTGCCAAAGAAGGAATAGTTGCTTTGAGGAGAGCTAAAAGGAGGAACATGGAAAG ACTGACCCTGGcctgtggtggcactgccatGAATTCTGTGGAGGATCTCACTCCTGACTgcctgggacacacagggctTGTCTATGAGTACACCCTG ggagaggagaagtACACCTTCATTGAGAAGTGTGAGAACCCCCGCTCGGTGACCCTGCTCATCCGGGGCCCCAACAAGCACACGCTGACCCAGATCAAGGATGCAGTGAGGGATGGGCTGCGGgctgtgaaaaatgccattGAGGATG GATGTgtggtgccaggagcaggggcacTGGAGGTGGCAGTAGCCAATGCTCTTGTGAAACACAAACCCAGCGTGAAAGGAAGAGCCCAGCTCGGAGTTCAGGCTTTTGCTGATGCTCTGCTCATCATTCCTAAG GTGCTTGCTCAGAACTCGGGGTATGATCCCCAGGAGACGCTGGTGAAGGTCCAGGCAGAGCACATGGAGTCGGGGCAGCTCACTGGGGTTGATCTCAACACTG GGGAACCaatggtggctgcagcagctggaatcTGGGATAATTACAATGtcaaaaagcagctgcttcacTCATG CACGGTGATTGCCAGCAACATTCTCCTGGTGGATGAAATCATGAGAGCTGGGATGTCCTCCCTgaagggctga
- the SUMF2 gene encoding inactive C-alpha-formylglycine-generating enzyme 2, with amino-acid sequence MGAAARLLLLCCGLLGAQRALGEDGSMVQLPGGTFQMGSGSPQRRGEEGPARQVTVKPFALDKHPVTNRDFREFVREKKYKTEAEAFGWSFVFEDFVSEELKKKVTQKLESAPWWLPIEKAFWRQPSGPGSSIKDRLDYPVLHVSWNDAQAFCAWKGKRLPSEEEWEFAARGGLEQRMYPWGNKFQPNRTNLWQGDFPQRDTAEDGYHGVSPVTAFPAQNSYGLYDLLGNTWEWTASEFPAPGRASRAQKMQVLRGASWIDTADGSANHRARVTTRMGNTPDSASDNLSFRCAADIPPVPAWKSQSKPEL; translated from the exons ATGGGAGCGGCGGCgcggctgctcctgctgtgctgcgGGCTGCTGGGGGCTCAGCGCG CGCTCGGAGAGGATGGCAGCATGGTGCAGCTGCCCGGAGGCACCTTCCAGATGGGATCCGGCTCCCCGCAGCGGAGGGGCGAGGAGGGGCCCGCCAGGCAGGTGACAGTGAAGCCGTTTGCTCTGGACAAACACCCGGTGACAAACAGGGACTTCAG GGAGTTTGttagagaaaagaaatacaaaacagaagcagaagcaTTTGGCTGGAGCTTTGTCTTTGAGGATTTCGTATctgaagagctgaaaaaaaaagtcacccaAAAACTGGAG TCAGCCCCGTGGTGGCTGCCCATCGAGAAGGCTTTTTGGAGACAG ccctcgGGCCCTGGCTCCAGCATAAAGGACAGGCTGGATTACCCAGTGCTGCACGTGAGCTGGAACGATGCTCAGGCCTTCTGTGCCTGGAAAGGGAAGCGGCTCCCGTCGGAGGAGGAGTGGGAGTTTGCTGCCAGGGGAGGACTGGAGC AAAGGATGTATCCCTGGGGAAACAAGTTCCAGCCAAACCGTACAAACCTGTGGCAG GGTGACTTCCCTCAGAGGGACACGGCTGAGGACGGCTACCACGGCGTCTCCCCAGTGACAGCCTTCCCTGCCCAGAACAGCTACG GGCTCTATGACCTGCTGGGAAACACCTGGGAATGGACAGCATcagaattcccagctccaggaaggGCATCCAGGGCTCAGAAGATGCAGGTGCTGAGAGGAGCCTCGTGGATTGACACTGCAGATGGCTCTGCAAACCACAGAGCTCGTGTCACCACCAG gatggggaACACACCAGACTCTGCCTCTGACAACCTCAGCTTCCGCTGCGCCGCCGACATCCCGCCCGTGCCAGCCTGGAAAAGCCAGAGCAAACCTGAGCTCTGA